One Cheilinus undulatus linkage group 22, ASM1832078v1, whole genome shotgun sequence DNA window includes the following coding sequences:
- the LOC121504114 gene encoding DNA damage-inducible transcript 4-like protein — MVATSTLKTKSSECITDLVDRRYDQACIEKELDFWDHCLAEPQRNADIAEDRTCQQLAKMFENCLSRAKKTTLHCSSVLVPEKLTRKIAREVLRLSSCEPCGLRGCVLYVHLELEKGCKRLERIVYDATVVPTFELTLVFKQDGTAWPSLRDFLFMGTCFAPTFRHVLKLSPGFRLVKKKLYSSSAGTVVEEC; from the exons ATGGTTGCTACAAGCACTTTAAAGACCAAAAGCAGCGAATGCATCACAGACTTGGTTGACAGAAGATATGACCAGGCTTGCATCGAAAAGG AACTGGACTTCTGGGATCACTGCCTAGCCGAACCCCAGAGGAATGCAGATATCGCCGAGGACAGAACCTGCCAGCAGCTAGCCAAGATGTTCGAAAACTGCCTGTCACGAGCTAAGAAGACGACCCTGCACTGCTCCTCTGTTCTGGTACCAGAGAAGCTCACACGAAAGATAGCTCGTGAAGTCCTACGGCTCTCATCCTGCGAGCCCTGCGGCCTGCGAGGCTGCGTCCTCTACGTCCACCTGGAGCTGGAAAAGGGCTGCAAGCGGCTGGAGCGCATCGTGTATGATGCCACCGTGGTGCCAACATTTGAGCTGACTCTTGTCTTCAAGCAGGATGGCACAGCCTGGCCTAGCCTACGGGACTTCCTTTTTATGGGAACATGCTTTGCTCCGACTTTCAGGCATGTACTTAAACTAAGTCCAGGTTTCCGGCTTGTTAAGAAAAAACTGTACTCCTCCTCGGCTGGCACCGTTGTAGAGGAGTGCTGA